In Verrucomicrobiota bacterium, a single window of DNA contains:
- the asnB gene encoding asparagine synthase (glutamine-hydrolyzing) produces the protein MCGIAAIFNYRTGEPIDRTELTAIRDAMTARGPDGSGTWCSADGHIGLGHRRLSIIDLSPTGAQPMKSQDGALVVTFNGEIYNYRELRAELEAKGRRFSSQSDTEILLHLYQLDGDGMLQKLRGMYAFAIWDERKKGLFMARDPFGIKPLYYSDDGKAIRVASQVKALLAGKRVDTAPDPAGHVGFFLWGHVPGPYTLHRGIRSLPAGTTLWVGQNGERRERTFCSITEILRSAEPSVGRSKIEDGRRAPHPGPLPRAERETLNSQPSTLNDSLRDSVAHHLIADVPVGVFLSSGLDSTTLAALAAEQGGRLRTVTLGFEEYRGTPYDETPLAETVAAQYGAQHQTIWVSRADFRAHVERLFHAMDQPSTDGVNTYFVSLAAAQTSLKVALSGLGGDELFGGYPSFKQLPRSVRALGSLGTSGIFGKSLRIVCAPVVKHFTSPKYAGLFEYGGTYGGAYLLRRGMFMPWELPEILDPDLVRQGWSELQPLLRLEESLDGLRSPHARVSCLESCWYMRNQLLRDSDWAGMAHSLEIRVPLVDVTLLRALAPSLTCAAPPTKLDLARTPRCPLPAAVLARPKTGFLIPVREWLLEEKEKAESRKQKWEIANRKSQIGNQQSAGRGLRGWAKEVYQRFAGPDLLVLGKRSRSLPINPQPQPRLLLSGSTLNSQPSPIPAPRSPSDGYRSPHSALPGSVSQRFSVSGFLPKRILVFRIGQLGDTIIALPAMWAVRKHFPDASLTLLCDRHPGKRHVLAADLLKRAGLFNRFESYVVDETTTGKLLRAQRMLRLMLKLRRRRFDALVYLAPSNRTPDQVARDRKFFAAAGIRDFIGTSGFSEAPAKTPDQPLAAMPSEADLLLARLAVDGIAVPQAGHGSLELKLGDAENCEVDDWLARQSAEHGGRRTEDEKHWAVGGSISSDLRSPVSDLRPWIGIGPGSKMPAKRWPEERFGQVVRELIERHDFWPVVFGGAEDAALAGRLLRMWGRGYNAAGALSVRGAAAALKRCVLFFGNDTGTMHLAAAVRTPCVAVFSARAHPGLWYPYGVEHRVLRSEIDCEGCGLMECLERRNECLSRIQTNDVVQACEDLMRREDRESEILPGEVAR, from the coding sequence ATGTGCGGCATTGCTGCCATCTTCAATTATCGTACGGGCGAGCCGATTGACCGCACGGAGTTGACGGCTATCCGCGACGCCATGACCGCCCGCGGCCCCGACGGGTCCGGCACTTGGTGTTCCGCCGATGGCCATATTGGCCTCGGCCACCGCCGCCTTTCGATCATTGATCTATCGCCGACCGGTGCCCAGCCGATGAAGAGTCAGGACGGCGCGCTCGTCGTCACTTTCAACGGCGAGATTTACAACTATCGCGAACTGCGCGCGGAACTGGAGGCGAAGGGGCGACGCTTCAGTTCTCAGAGCGATACCGAAATTCTGCTGCACCTGTATCAGCTTGACGGGGACGGGATGCTGCAAAAGCTGCGCGGCATGTATGCCTTTGCCATTTGGGACGAGCGCAAGAAGGGTCTCTTCATGGCGCGCGACCCGTTTGGCATCAAACCGCTTTACTATTCGGATGATGGCAAAGCGATCCGTGTCGCCTCGCAAGTCAAAGCCCTGCTCGCCGGCAAACGGGTTGATACTGCGCCCGATCCAGCGGGGCACGTCGGCTTTTTCCTTTGGGGTCACGTGCCCGGACCGTACACGCTGCATCGCGGAATCCGTTCGCTGCCGGCCGGAACGACGTTGTGGGTAGGCCAGAACGGCGAGCGTCGGGAACGAACGTTTTGCTCAATTACGGAAATCCTCCGTTCCGCCGAACCGTCCGTTGGAAGATCGAAGATCGAAGATGGAAGGCGGGCACCTCACCCCGGCCCTCTCCCCAGAGCGGAGAGGGAGACTCTCAACTCTCAACCTTCAACGCTGAACGACTCCCTCCGCGACTCCGTCGCGCACCACCTCATCGCGGACGTTCCCGTCGGGGTTTTCCTGTCCTCCGGTCTGGATTCCACCACCCTCGCGGCCCTCGCGGCGGAACAAGGCGGCCGGTTGCGCACCGTGACGCTTGGCTTCGAGGAATATCGCGGCACACCCTACGATGAAACCCCGCTGGCCGAAACCGTCGCCGCGCAATACGGCGCCCAACATCAAACCATCTGGGTCAGCCGCGCCGACTTTCGCGCGCACGTCGAACGCCTCTTCCACGCCATGGACCAGCCCTCCACCGACGGCGTCAACACCTACTTCGTCAGCCTCGCCGCGGCCCAGACCTCCCTCAAGGTCGCCCTGTCCGGCCTCGGGGGCGACGAACTCTTTGGCGGCTATCCAAGTTTCAAACAACTGCCGCGCTCTGTTCGTGCCCTTGGGTCCTTGGGTACTTCGGGTATTTTCGGGAAAAGCTTACGCATCGTCTGCGCTCCCGTCGTGAAACATTTCACCTCGCCGAAATACGCCGGGCTGTTTGAATACGGCGGCACCTATGGCGGTGCGTATCTCCTGCGCCGCGGCATGTTCATGCCGTGGGAATTGCCCGAGATTCTCGATCCCGACCTCGTGCGGCAGGGCTGGTCGGAACTCCAGCCGCTCCTCCGCTTGGAAGAATCGCTCGACGGCTTGCGCAGTCCGCACGCCCGGGTTTCCTGCCTGGAATCCTGCTGGTATATGCGCAACCAGCTTTTGCGCGACTCGGACTGGGCGGGCATGGCGCACTCCCTGGAAATCCGCGTGCCCCTGGTGGACGTGACGCTGCTGCGCGCCCTCGCGCCGTCGCTCACCTGCGCCGCGCCGCCGACCAAGCTCGACCTGGCCCGCACTCCGCGCTGCCCGCTCCCTGCTGCCGTGCTGGCCCGTCCCAAAACCGGGTTTTTGATTCCCGTGCGCGAATGGCTCCTCGAGGAAAAAGAGAAAGCAGAAAGCAGAAAGCAGAAATGGGAAATCGCAAATCGCAAATCGCAAATCGGAAATCAGCAATCGGCTGGGCGCGGTTTGCGCGGCTGGGCGAAGGAGGTTTACCAAAGATTCGCCGGCCCGGACCTGCTGGTTTTAGGCAAACGTTCCCGCTCCCTGCCAATCAACCCTCAACCTCAACCCCGATTGCTGCTGTCGGGGTCAACTCTCAACTCTCAACCTTCCCCCATCCCCGCTCCCCGCTCTCCGTCCGACGGCTACCGTTCTCCGCACTCCGCACTCCCCGGTTCAGTTTCTCAGCGTTTCAGCGTTTCAGGATTTCTCCCCAAACGCATCCTGGTTTTCCGCATTGGCCAGCTCGGTGACACCATCATCGCCCTGCCGGCGATGTGGGCGGTCCGAAAACATTTTCCCGACGCCAGCCTGACGCTGCTGTGCGACCGGCATCCCGGCAAACGGCATGTGCTCGCGGCGGACCTCCTGAAGCGCGCCGGGCTTTTCAATCGCTTTGAATCCTATGTCGTGGACGAGACCACCACCGGCAAATTGCTCCGCGCCCAACGCATGTTGCGGCTGATGCTCAAACTGCGGCGCCGTCGCTTCGATGCGTTGGTTTACCTTGCCCCCAGCAACCGCACGCCGGACCAGGTCGCGCGTGATCGCAAATTCTTCGCCGCCGCTGGCATCCGGGATTTTATCGGCACCAGCGGCTTCTCCGAAGCACCCGCCAAAACGCCGGATCAGCCGCTCGCGGCCATGCCGTCGGAAGCGGACTTGTTGCTCGCGCGCCTGGCGGTGGACGGCATCGCCGTGCCGCAAGCCGGCCACGGCTCGTTGGAATTGAAACTGGGCGACGCGGAAAACTGCGAGGTCGATGACTGGCTGGCGCGCCAAAGCGCAGAGCACGGAGGAAGGAGGACGGAGGACGAAAAGCATTGGGCAGTGGGCGGCAGCATAAGCTCGGATCTCCGATCTCCGGTCTCCGATCTTCGTCCCTGGATCGGCATCGGTCCCGGTTCCAAGATGCCGGCCAAACGCTGGCCGGAGGAACGCTTCGGGCAGGTCGTGAGGGAATTGATCGAACGTCACGACTTCTGGCCGGTGGTTTTCGGTGGCGCCGAGGATGCGGCCCTGGCCGGTCGCCTCCTGCGAATGTGGGGACGTGGTTACAACGCGGCGGGCGCGCTCTCCGTGCGCGGGGCGGCGGCGGCCTTGAAACGCTGTGTGCTGTTTTTCGGCAATGACACCGGCACGATGCATCTGGCGGCGGCCGTCCGGACACCCTGCGTGGCCGTGTTCTCCGCGCGCGCGCATCCGGGTTTGTGGTATCCCTATGGCGTCGAGCATCGGGTGCTGCGCTCGGAGATTGATTGCGAAGGTTGCGGGTTGATGGAATGTCTCGAGCGCCGGAACGAGTGTCTTAGTCGCATTCAAACGAACGACGTTGTGCAAGCCTGCGAGGACTTGATGCGGCGGGAAGACAGGGAATCTGAAATCCTGCCCGGTGAAGTAGCCCGGTGA
- the wecB gene encoding UDP-N-acetylglucosamine 2-epimerase (non-hydrolyzing): protein MLKIMHIVGARPNFPKVAPIMSEMARRPEQFQQVLVHTGQHYDYNMSQVFFEQLEIPTPDEFLNVGSGSHAAQTAAVMTAFEPVLAKHRPDWVMVVGDVNSTLACALVCSKLGVRIAHVEAGLRSGDRTMPEEINRLLTDQISDLLFTPSKDGNANLLREGVESQKIHCVGNVMIDTLVKLLPKAQQRPILSRLGLEPREHVLVTLHRPSNVDDAGALREILQAMAEISRRRSVVFPVHPRTRKQIVGLAMALPNTTLRLIEPLGYLDFLALMNTAALVITDSGGVQEETTYLGIPCLTVRPNTERPITLTSGTNRLVASRCARIVEAAAESLRGSKSSPPRPEYWDGQTAGRIADVMMGL, encoded by the coding sequence ATGCTGAAAATCATGCATATTGTGGGCGCCCGCCCCAACTTTCCCAAGGTGGCGCCGATCATGTCTGAAATGGCCAGGCGACCTGAACAATTCCAGCAGGTGCTGGTGCATACCGGGCAACACTACGACTACAACATGTCCCAGGTGTTCTTCGAGCAGCTCGAAATACCAACACCCGATGAGTTCCTGAACGTCGGTTCCGGATCCCACGCGGCCCAGACGGCGGCCGTAATGACGGCTTTTGAGCCGGTACTCGCGAAACATCGGCCGGACTGGGTGATGGTGGTGGGCGATGTGAATTCGACGCTGGCTTGCGCGCTGGTCTGTTCGAAACTCGGCGTGCGGATCGCCCATGTGGAAGCCGGGTTACGGTCGGGTGACCGGACCATGCCGGAAGAAATCAATCGTTTGCTGACCGATCAGATATCCGACCTTCTTTTTACCCCTTCGAAAGACGGAAACGCGAACCTTCTTCGCGAGGGAGTCGAGTCGCAAAAAATTCATTGCGTCGGGAATGTGATGATCGACACCTTGGTGAAATTGCTCCCGAAAGCGCAGCAACGGCCGATCCTGAGCCGCCTCGGCTTGGAACCGCGAGAGCATGTGCTGGTCACCCTCCACCGGCCCTCGAATGTTGATGACGCGGGCGCGCTGCGGGAAATCCTGCAGGCGATGGCGGAAATATCACGCCGCCGGTCCGTGGTTTTTCCGGTCCATCCCCGAACTCGGAAGCAAATAGTCGGTCTGGCAATGGCTTTGCCGAATACCACGCTGCGGTTGATCGAACCGCTCGGATACCTGGATTTTCTTGCCCTGATGAATACCGCCGCACTGGTCATCACGGATTCGGGAGGCGTGCAGGAGGAGACCACATACCTGGGGATTCCCTGTCTGACGGTCCGGCCCAACACGGAGCGGCCCATCACGCTCACGTCGGGCACCAATCGACTGGTCGCCAGCCGCTGCGCGAGGATTGTTGAGGCGGCAGCAGAGTCGCTTCGCGGGTCGAAGTCGTCACCGCCACGGCCCGAATACTGGGACGGCCAGACGGCCGGACGGATTGCCGACGTAATGATGGGTTTGTAA
- a CDS encoding nucleotidyl transferase AbiEii/AbiGii toxin family protein produces the protein MDKTYIELVRLLLESAPAIFETPHFAMKGGTAINLFIEDMPRLSVDIDVVYTDHQATRDEALKSISKGLEAVRKRLAKAGLEADASATKDGDEIKLFIRRGRNQVKVEVNHVFRGTVMPVETRQLGNEARKLFTTELSVPVLATSELYGSKLVAAMDRQHPRDLFDVRGLFERGGLIAEVVECFVCYLAGHNRPVHEVLFSRDVDMSSAFENEFAGMARNPITLVELQQVRRKLKKELPAVLTASQRNFLLGLVAAEPDWQLMKCLHLSHLPAIRWKLQNLAKLKKSNLGKFTQQAEELRARLAV, from the coding sequence ATGGACAAAACCTACATTGAACTCGTCCGGCTCTTGCTCGAAAGCGCTCCCGCAATTTTCGAGACGCCGCATTTCGCGATGAAAGGGGGCACGGCAATCAACCTTTTCATCGAGGACATGCCACGGTTGTCGGTGGACATTGACGTGGTTTACACCGACCACCAAGCGACTCGTGACGAGGCTCTGAAATCCATTTCAAAGGGGTTGGAAGCCGTGCGGAAGCGACTTGCCAAAGCCGGTCTGGAAGCTGATGCCTCAGCCACCAAGGACGGCGACGAAATCAAACTGTTCATCCGGCGGGGGCGCAACCAGGTGAAGGTGGAGGTGAATCATGTTTTTCGCGGCACTGTGATGCCGGTGGAAACACGGCAGCTCGGCAACGAGGCGCGGAAGCTTTTCACCACGGAATTGTCCGTGCCGGTTCTGGCCACGTCCGAACTTTACGGCAGTAAGCTCGTCGCCGCGATGGATCGCCAACATCCGCGCGACCTGTTCGATGTTCGCGGTCTCTTCGAGCGCGGCGGACTCATAGCGGAGGTTGTCGAGTGTTTCGTCTGCTATCTCGCCGGCCACAACCGCCCGGTGCATGAAGTCTTGTTCTCGCGCGATGTAGATATGTCGTCGGCTTTTGAGAATGAGTTTGCGGGCATGGCGCGGAATCCGATCACGCTGGTAGAGTTGCAGCAGGTCCGGCGCAAACTGAAAAAGGAATTGCCCGCCGTGCTGACAGCGAGCCAACGAAATTTTCTGCTCGGCCTTGTCGCGGCTGAACCCGACTGGCAGTTGATGAAGTGCCTGCACCTGTCGCACCTGCCAGCGATTCGGTGGAAGCTCCAAAATCTTGCCAAACTCAAGAAGTCCAACTTGGGCAAGTTCACTCAACAGGCTGAGGAACTTCGCGCAAGACTTGCCGTATAA
- a CDS encoding type IV toxin-antitoxin system AbiEi family antitoxin domain-containing protein codes for MKSLQTPNLIKSLQTAFPRGTPFDHHELTKLGVSSALAHHYLKSGWLLRLGRGVFMYPNDTLSREDCLKFLSRQVTGFHVGGKTALAWRGVRHNLPAREPLSLWGGDKTRLPEWFQKRFPSRYTARNLFSSKLPKQFGLQPLPETPGGVLVSVPERALLEMLSEVGLHQGIEEARNIMEGARSLRPEVLTTLLKNCQRVKVARLSVRWAEELGLPWAAAAKKATGNRQGNSRWSARLKDGTTLVLKP; via the coding sequence ATCAAAAGCCTGCAAACGCCTAATCTAATCAAAAGCCTGCAAACGGCCTTCCCGCGAGGGACGCCGTTCGACCATCATGAATTGACGAAGCTGGGCGTGTCGTCGGCGCTGGCGCATCATTATTTGAAGTCGGGATGGCTGCTGCGTCTGGGGCGCGGCGTCTTCATGTATCCCAACGATACCTTGAGCAGGGAGGATTGTTTGAAATTTCTGTCGCGTCAGGTGACGGGCTTTCACGTCGGCGGCAAGACGGCTCTGGCGTGGCGCGGTGTCCGTCACAATCTGCCAGCGCGCGAGCCGCTCTCATTGTGGGGTGGGGACAAGACCAGATTGCCGGAATGGTTTCAGAAACGGTTTCCCTCGCGCTACACGGCGCGAAACCTATTTTCATCCAAGCTGCCAAAACAATTCGGTTTACAGCCGTTGCCGGAAACACCTGGCGGGGTTCTTGTCTCTGTGCCGGAAAGAGCATTGCTGGAAATGTTAAGTGAAGTGGGTCTTCACCAGGGAATCGAAGAAGCCCGCAATATCATGGAGGGCGCAAGGTCGCTGCGACCAGAGGTGTTGACCACGCTGCTGAAGAACTGCCAGCGCGTCAAAGTCGCGCGGCTTTCTGTGCGCTGGGCCGAGGAATTAGGCTTGCCGTGGGCAGCCGCTGCAAAAAAGGCGACGGGAAACCGACAAGGGAACAGTCGCTGGTCTGCTCGCCTTAAAGACGGAACGACGCTCGTGCTGAAGCCGTAA